GGCGAGCCCATCTATCACTACATGGGCTGCTCGACCTTCAGCGAATACACCGTGGTTGCCGCCGTCTCGCTGGCCAAGGTCAACCCCGATGCCAACCCCGAGCAGGTCTGCCTGCTGGGCTGCGGCGTGACCACCGGTCTGGGCGCGGTCAAGAACACCGCCAAGGTGCAGGAGGGCGACACCGTGGCCGTGTTCGGCCTGGGCGGCATCGGCCTGGCCGTGATCCAGGGTGCCAAGCTGGCCAAGGCCGGCCGCATCATCGCCGTCGACACCAACCCCGGCAAGTTCGACCTGGCCAGGACCTTCGGCGCCACCGACTGCGTGAATCCCAAGGACTTCGACAAGCCCATCCAGCAAGTGATCGTCGAGATGACGGGCTGGGGCGTGGATCACAGCTTCGAATGCATCGGCAATGTGGAGGTGATGCGCGCGGCACTGGAATGCGCCCATCGCGGCTGGGGCCAGTCGGTCATCATCGGCGTGGCCGGTGCCGGCCAGGAGATCAAGACCCGCCCCTTCCAGCTGGTGACCGGCCGCAAGTGGCTGGGTACGGCCTTTGGCGGCGTCAAGGGCCGCAGCGAGCTGCCCGGCATGGTGGAAGACGCCATGGCCGGCAAGATTCAGCTCGAACCCTTCGTCACCCACACCATGGGCCTGAAGCACATCAACGAAGCCTTCGAGCTGATGCACGAGGGCAAGTCGATCCGCTCGGTCGTCAACTACGCTGACGCTTCGTAACCCCCGAGGCGCTTCGCCTGGGCGGCCCCGCGCCTTCCCCCTGGCCGGGCGCCCCTCTCTCTAAGCGCTGCGCGCTATGGGAGGGGGACGATGCCTTCGGCTGAGCGCCCCCCGCCGCGAGGCGGCTCTTGCTCGGCATCTCTGACCAGGGCTGTGCCAGTTTTTGATGCCTCGTCCTGCGCTTTTAATTTCATAGCTGCTTGCGCATGCTTTGATTCATATTTAGATATAAAACAGCTGCAAACGCTTGATTAACGAGCGCAAGCAGCTTTTCTTTTAGGAGTGACTGCCATGGAACTCAAAAACGCCCACGCCTGCTTTGGCGGCGCCCAGCGCTATTACGAACACCATAGTTCCGAGATCGGCCTCGCCATGAAGTTCTCGGTCTATCTGCCGCCCAAGGCCGTGATGGGCGAGAAGGTGCCGGCCCTGCTCTATCTGGCCGGCCTGACCTGTACCGAAGAAACCTTCATGATCAAGGCCGGAGCCCAGCGCCTAGCCTCCGAACTCAATATCGCCCTGATCTGCCCCGATACCAGCCCGCGCGGCGCGGGTCTGGCGGGCGAGGCCGACAGCTGGGACTTCGGCGTGGGCGCCGGTTTTTACCTGGACGCGACCACCAGGCCCTGGGCGCTGCACTGGCGCATGGAAAGCTACATCCTCAATGACCTGCTGCCCCTGGTCGGCAGCAAGCTGCCCGTGGACCTGCAGCGTCTGGGCATCTTCGGCCACAGCATGGGCGGCCACGGCGCGCTGACCCTGGCGCTGCGCCACCCCGGCCGGTTCAAGTCGGTCTCGGCCTTTGCACCGATTGCCAACCCGCTCAACTGCCCTTGGGGCCACAAGGCTTTCAGCGGCTATCTGGGCGAAGACAAGGCCGAATGGGCCAGGCATGACGCCAGCGAGCTGATGAGCACGCAAGCCTCTGCCCCCTACCCGGCAGGCATCCTCATCGACCAGGGTCTGGCCGACAAGTTCCTGATCGAAAAGCAATTGCTGCCCGAAGCCTTCGAAGCCGCCTGCGCGAAGGCCGACCAGCCGCTCACGCTGCGCCGGCATGCGGGCTACGACCATGGCTACTATTTCATCCAGAGCTTTGTCGACGATCATCTGCGCCACCATGCGCAGCAACTGGGCGCCTGATTCTTCGGGCCTGGTTCGGGCACCCAAGGGGGCTGGCCGCAGCTGTCACACCTCAAGCAATGCAGTGGTCCGCCTGGCCCCGATCCGCCACGACCGCCCGGTGCCCGCCCTGCAGCTTGGCGCTGTACAAGGCTTGATCGGCGCGGCGCATGATGTCCTCTAGGCTGCTGTCGGTCGGCATGAAATGCGCAATCCCGACGCTTAATGCAGGCACGGAGCTTCCCGTGGCATACCGCTGCAGCGCCTGCTGTCCGGCCTCCAACAGCTCCCGCGCCAAGCCGGAAACCTGGGCAATATGGCGATCGCAGCACAGAATGGCAAACTCGTCGCCGCCCAGGCGACAGAACACATCCTCGGGAGCCAGCAACCAGCGCACGGCAGCAGCCAGATCGCGCAATGCCTGGTCACCTGCAGGATGTCCCAGACCATCATTGATGGCTTTGAAGTGGTCTACATCAAAGCTCATGAGCCAAGCTGGCCGCCCCTGCAGCCTATGGGCCGCATAGGCTTGAGCCAGCTCGCGCATGAAACCCCGGCGATTGCACAGACCCGTCAACTCATCATTCAAGGCCTGCTCCTGCAACTGCTGCTGCATGCGCTTGCTGGCCGTGATGTTGCTGGCCACCCAGACCACGGCTCTCTCGCCCCAGAACAGCTCTCCCAAGGCACTGACGCGACCTTCAAACCAGATCGCCTCGGCAGGTCCTTCCAGGGGCAGACCCAGCACATCGTGCGCACTCAGCTCATACTCCACGACCTGCATCTTCTGGCTGCTCAGCGCCTCCTGAATCTGCTGTATGAACCACTGAGCCTTGACGGGAGCCAGCACATCGACGATGGATTGGCCGACCAGGGACGTTCCGTCATGGTAGTAGCGCTGGTCCTTGCCGCCCAGGACTGCCGCGTAACGCCCCGACTCCGTCAGGATGAAGGTCGGATCCGGCAAGCCGTTGCAAATGTTTTCGTACTGGCTGGCTGTGAAGAATGTGGTGTCTGACATGAGCACAAGCGAAGCGGGAACGACAAATTCTCGCAGAATCATTTTTTCACCTGCCACCAGCACAGCTGGGTGTATCCACAAGCAAGAAAACCGCCTGACGGCGGTTTCTCCTTGATGCGGTCCGGCGCCGGATCAGTCCTCGGACCGCTCGGTTCTCCTCGCGCGCCGCTGCTGCTCGCGCTCATCGGCACGCTGGGTCTGCACATACAGCTGCTCCACCTGTTCGCGCGCCCAGGGCGTCTTGCGCAAAAATTTCAGGCTCGAAGAGATGCTGGGATCCAGATTGAAGCAGCGCACGGGCACGCGGCGCCCCAGCTCACGCCAGCCGTAGTAATCCACCAGATCGGTAACGATGCGCTCAAGCGTCAGCCCATGCAGCGGGTTGCGCGGTTGTTCTTGGGAAGTCATTCGCGCATTGTCGGGGAATCGCCCGGCAGAGACAGCCCCGGGGACAAGATCCGCTCTGTCCGGGACAGCCTGTCCGGGACAGCTTGCGCAGCCGGGCGCCACGCCAATGACATGGGTTTGGCTTTCCTGTGCGCCCGCAAGAGATCACACTTTTGGCAACCGGCCTGAGCGAAGACAGGTTCGCTTCAACGGCCGTGGAGAGGCGCGAAGGAGCAAAGAATGTCCAAGCAACAGCAAGTCCCCCAAACCAGGGGGGTGGCCGTGCAAATGCTGGCCACGCTCGACCTGGGCCCCGAGATCGAAGGCATGTCGGGGCGACAGCTTCGCATGCGCCTGGTGACCATGGCGCCGGGCGGCGTGTTCGGCCCGCTTCACGACCACAGGGACCGACCCGGCATGGTCTATATCCTCGAAGGCTGCATCACCGACCACAGAGATGGCGTGGCCACCGACTACGGCCCGGGCGTGGGCTGGCCCGAAGACAGGAACACAACGCACTGGCTGGAAAACCGTTGCGCCGTGACGGCAGTGGAAATATCGGTAGACATCATCAGGCTGCAGCAGACTTCAAACTAGGCGCGCTCACGCCAAGCCTCTTCATGCAAGCCTCTGCCGACAGTTCAGGTGGCGCGTGACGCCTGCACCTCGTAGAGCCGCAGGTCCCGCTGCCCGATTCCCAGCTCCGGCCAGGCGGCGCGCCAGGCCTGGATATGCGCCGATGCGAAATGTGCATCCAGCGCCGCCTGATCCTCCCACAGCTCCTTCACATGGATCAGCCCCGGCACCAGCACATCCTCGGCATAGCCGTACTCAAGACAGCCCGGCTCGGCGCGCGAGGCCTCCACCATGGCACGCATGGCGGGTCGGGCAAGGGCCAGGTTTTCGGATGGCAAATGCACCGTACCCACGATCAACAGCATGTCTTCTCCTCTTCAGCACAGGCAAACATCGTAGCAAGCAACGCTCACTCGCTCTGCCCGGGACGCAAAAAAGGGAGGGCCATGCCCTCCCTGAAACACCTTGCAGGCGTTGATGCTGCTCAGCAGTCCTTGGCCGGGGCTCTCAGGCCCGCATGAAAGACTCGAAATAGGCGCTCAGTGCAGCGTGATCGCCCAGGGGCAGAACCTGGGCCACATACTGGTCGGGACGCACCACCACCAGAGCGCCCTGCTGGCGGTCGATGCCACGCAGCTCGAAGATGTCCTGGCCGGCATTCTTCAGATCCGGACTGAACACTTTTTCATAGTCGATCATTCCCAGCTGGCCCTTGGACGGCAGCAACAGGGCCGGCAATGTCTCCAGCGCCACCTCGGTATAGGCCTGCGGGAAGATGACACGCAGATCGAAGATGCTGTCGATATCCTGGCCGGCCGGCGTGAAACGGCGCAGCGGCGATGCCGCATCACCCTCCAGGAAGCGGCACAGCGCCAGCAGGCCGGACTCGGGCTGCGCCAGGTCGTTCTGGCCGGCGAACGCATACAGGCGCCAGCGGCCATCGGCCTTGCCGCAGTGGCCCAGCTGCACGGGCTTGGCGTCGGAGACACGCACCACCGGCGCGGAATGGAAACGCATGCCCACGGTGAAGCCGCTGGCCAGCGCCTGATGCGTGGCCTGCCCCGTCAGCAGCGAGGGCGCATAGTGCGTGCCGACGCCGGCGGTGAAGCGGCCATGCTGTTCGAAATACTTCTGGAACTCCTTGGGGTCCACACCGCCCTGGCCGCCTTCCTTGGCCGGGTCGCTGAACATCTTGGCCCATTCGCGGTCAAAGTCGATCAGTTGCTGGGCAACGACCTGGCGCTCTGACGAATAGGTATGCAGCAACTCGGGCGCACATTGCTTGCGCAGCACGGCGGCCAGCTTCCAGCCCAGGTTGAAGCTGTCCTGCATGGAGAAATTCATGCCCTGGCCGGCCTTGGGGCTGTGGGTGTGGCAGGCATCGCCGGCGATGAAGACGCGCGGCAGGGGCGAGTCCGGCGTGGCCACGGCATCGGCCACATCGTCATATTTGGCACAGATGCGCTGGCCGATCTCGTACACCGACCACCAGGGCACATTCTTGACGTCAAGCTTGTAGGGATGAAGCACGCGCTGGGCGGTTGCTATCAGCTGCTCCACCGTGATGTTGCGGCTGGCCACACGCTCGTCGGCATCCAGCTTGTCCATCTCCACATAAAAGCGCACCAGGTGACCGCCTTCGCGCGGGATGATGAGCACATTGCCCTGCTCGGACTGAATGGCCACCTTGTAGCGCACATCGGGGAAGTCCGTCACGGCCAGCACATCCATCACGCCCCAGGCCTGATTGGCCGAATCGCCGACCAGCTGGCGGCCGATGGCCCGGCGCACATTGCTGCGCGCGCCGTCGCAGCCCACCACATAGCGGGCCTGCACGGTTTCGATCTGACCGGCATGGGCGGCGTCGCAGCGCTCCAGCGTCACGGTAACCGGATAGTCCGCTGCGCTGTGGTCGATCTTCACGTCCAGCACGCGGCGAGCATAGTGCGGCTCCAGGCGACTGGGCGAATTGCGCATGCGCTCCAGATAGTGGTCGTGCACGCGCGCCTGGTTCAGGATGACGTGAGGGAACTCGGACAGACCGTCTTCCGTATCCTGCACGCGGCCATGGCGGGCGATCCGGCCGGGCTGGCCGGGGTCGGGCTTCCAGAAAGTGACGTCGTTGATCCAGCAGGCCTCCTTGAGGATGGAGTCGGCAAACTCGAAGGCCTCGAACATCTCCATGGTGCGGCAGGCAATGCCGTCGGCCTGGCCCAGCTCCATGGCGGCTTCCTTTTGCTCCACGATGCAGGTGCGGATGTCCGCAAAGGCCGCCAGCTGCGCGGCCAGCGTCAGGCCGGCAGGGCCACAGCCCACGATCAGCACGTCGACCTGCGAGGGCACGGCCTCGGTATGGGCAGGAGCCAGCGGCGAAGCCGGAGCGATCAAGGGGTTGCCGGGACGAAAACCGTTCAAATGAAACTGCATGGAGGCCTCAAGTTCTTCAAGTACGCAGACGCCAGTGTCTGCCCAATCAGTCCGCACACAAATAGTATGTATGCATACCAAATGCATGCATCGTATTATTCGAGCCTTGAAATGCCAACCCTACCTAGGGAAAACCATGATTAACTCTGCACTGCCAAACGCTGCCTCAGACAGCGCCAGCAGCCACCCCTTCTTTCCACGCCTGGAGGTGGAAACCTTTCCCGGCCACGGCATACGTCGCCTGCAGCAGGTGGCCGTGGCCGTTTTCAGCCAGGCCACGGAAGCCTGGGGCGTGACGCCGCTGCAATTTGCCGTGCTGCAGAAACTGGTGCATCTGCCGGGCATAGACCAGCGCACGCTGAGCATGGAAGTGGGCTTTGACAAATCCACCATCGGCGGCGTGATCGACCGCCTGGAAGCACGCGGTCTGCTGTTGCGCCAGCACACGGCCAAGGATCGCCGCGTGCGTCTGCTGTCCCTGACGCCAGAGGGCCAGGCCCTGCTGGCCGATGCCGGCCCCTCCGTGC
This region of Comamonas thiooxydans genomic DNA includes:
- a CDS encoding S-(hydroxymethyl)glutathione dehydrogenase/class III alcohol dehydrogenase, which gives rise to MKSRAAVAFKAGEPLQIVEIDVAPPKAGEVLVKITHTGVCHTDAFTLSGDDPEGIFPAVLGHEGAGIVVEVGEGVTSVQPGDHVIPLYTAECGECLFCKSGKTNLCVAVRATQGKGVMPDGTTRFSYNGEPIYHYMGCSTFSEYTVVAAVSLAKVNPDANPEQVCLLGCGVTTGLGAVKNTAKVQEGDTVAVFGLGGIGLAVIQGAKLAKAGRIIAVDTNPGKFDLARTFGATDCVNPKDFDKPIQQVIVEMTGWGVDHSFECIGNVEVMRAALECAHRGWGQSVIIGVAGAGQEIKTRPFQLVTGRKWLGTAFGGVKGRSELPGMVEDAMAGKIQLEPFVTHTMGLKHINEAFELMHEGKSIRSVVNYADAS
- the fghA gene encoding S-formylglutathione hydrolase translates to MELKNAHACFGGAQRYYEHHSSEIGLAMKFSVYLPPKAVMGEKVPALLYLAGLTCTEETFMIKAGAQRLASELNIALICPDTSPRGAGLAGEADSWDFGVGAGFYLDATTRPWALHWRMESYILNDLLPLVGSKLPVDLQRLGIFGHSMGGHGALTLALRHPGRFKSVSAFAPIANPLNCPWGHKAFSGYLGEDKAEWARHDASELMSTQASAPYPAGILIDQGLADKFLIEKQLLPEAFEAACAKADQPLTLRRHAGYDHGYYFIQSFVDDHLRHHAQQLGA
- a CDS encoding sensor domain-containing diguanylate cyclase, which produces MILREFVVPASLVLMSDTTFFTASQYENICNGLPDPTFILTESGRYAAVLGGKDQRYYHDGTSLVGQSIVDVLAPVKAQWFIQQIQEALSSQKMQVVEYELSAHDVLGLPLEGPAEAIWFEGRVSALGELFWGERAVVWVASNITASKRMQQQLQEQALNDELTGLCNRRGFMRELAQAYAAHRLQGRPAWLMSFDVDHFKAINDGLGHPAGDQALRDLAAAVRWLLAPEDVFCRLGGDEFAILCCDRHIAQVSGLARELLEAGQQALQRYATGSSVPALSVGIAHFMPTDSSLEDIMRRADQALYSAKLQGGHRAVVADRGQADHCIA
- a CDS encoding VF530 family DNA-binding protein yields the protein MTSQEQPRNPLHGLTLERIVTDLVDYYGWRELGRRVPVRCFNLDPSISSSLKFLRKTPWAREQVEQLYVQTQRADEREQQRRARRTERSED
- a CDS encoding cupin domain-containing protein, which encodes MSKQQQVPQTRGVAVQMLATLDLGPEIEGMSGRQLRMRLVTMAPGGVFGPLHDHRDRPGMVYILEGCITDHRDGVATDYGPGVGWPEDRNTTHWLENRCAVTAVEISVDIIRLQQTSN
- a CDS encoding putative quinol monooxygenase, with the protein product MLLIVGTVHLPSENLALARPAMRAMVEASRAEPGCLEYGYAEDVLVPGLIHVKELWEDQAALDAHFASAHIQAWRAAWPELGIGQRDLRLYEVQASRAT
- a CDS encoding FAD-binding monooxygenase, whose protein sequence is MQFHLNGFRPGNPLIAPASPLAPAHTEAVPSQVDVLIVGCGPAGLTLAAQLAAFADIRTCIVEQKEAAMELGQADGIACRTMEMFEAFEFADSILKEACWINDVTFWKPDPGQPGRIARHGRVQDTEDGLSEFPHVILNQARVHDHYLERMRNSPSRLEPHYARRVLDVKIDHSAADYPVTVTLERCDAAHAGQIETVQARYVVGCDGARSNVRRAIGRQLVGDSANQAWGVMDVLAVTDFPDVRYKVAIQSEQGNVLIIPREGGHLVRFYVEMDKLDADERVASRNITVEQLIATAQRVLHPYKLDVKNVPWWSVYEIGQRICAKYDDVADAVATPDSPLPRVFIAGDACHTHSPKAGQGMNFSMQDSFNLGWKLAAVLRKQCAPELLHTYSSERQVVAQQLIDFDREWAKMFSDPAKEGGQGGVDPKEFQKYFEQHGRFTAGVGTHYAPSLLTGQATHQALASGFTVGMRFHSAPVVRVSDAKPVQLGHCGKADGRWRLYAFAGQNDLAQPESGLLALCRFLEGDAASPLRRFTPAGQDIDSIFDLRVIFPQAYTEVALETLPALLLPSKGQLGMIDYEKVFSPDLKNAGQDIFELRGIDRQQGALVVVRPDQYVAQVLPLGDHAALSAYFESFMRA
- a CDS encoding MarR family winged helix-turn-helix transcriptional regulator, yielding MINSALPNAASDSASSHPFFPRLEVETFPGHGIRRLQQVAVAVFSQATEAWGVTPLQFAVLQKLVHLPGIDQRTLSMEVGFDKSTIGGVIDRLEARGLLLRQHTAKDRRVRLLSLTPEGQALLADAGPSVLQAQQQMLDPLSETERELFTQLMRKVIEHHEQLDPEAQTPAG